In Nocardioides sp. W7, the genomic stretch CGCACGCACCCCGCGCGCTCCGCTACGACGAGGTGCTGGAGGCGCTCGACGGCCGGGCGCACGCCCACATCGACCTGAAGTTCAGCTCCCCGGGCGGCGTGCACGAGGTGGCCGCCGTCCGGCGGGCGGTCGAGGTGCTGGGTGCCGAGCGGATCGTGGTCACGACCCTCGACGACCGGTCGGTGCGGGCGGTGCGGGAGTGGTCCGACGCCGAGGGTCTGCCGATCCTCGCCGGCCTCTCGCTCGGACGCCGGGTGCGCGGTCTGCCACTGCGGGCCGCCGTACGGATCCGGCTCTCCGAGCTCTTCCCGCGGCTGCGCTACCGCGCCTCGCTGGCCAACGTGATGGTCGCCAACCACACCCTGGCCCGCTACGGCGTCGCGCGCTTCGCCCGACGGCGCGGGCTGCCGCTGCTGGTGTGGACCATCGACACCGAGAAGTCCCTGCACTACTGGCTCAAGCCCGGTCGCGCCTGGCTCGTCACCACCAACCATCCCGACCTGGCGCTCGAGGTCCGCGACCGACGGACTGCCAGACTGCGGTCATGAGCGCCGGATCCCGCACCGAGGCCGTCACCGACGTGCTCGGGGAGCCCTACCTCGCCGAGACCCTCACCCTCGCCCCCGACGACGAGGGCGAGGTGGTCGCCACCCTGGTGCACCTCCGGGCGGCGCGTCCCACGAACCGGGCCGTCCTGCACGTCCACGGCTTCGCCGACTACTTCTTCCACACCGCGTACGCCGAGTGGTGGACCGCACGGGGCTACGACTTCTACGCCGTCGACCTGCGCAAGTACGGCCGCTCACTGCGCGATCACCAGACCCCGACGTACGTCACCGACGTGGAGGAGTACTTCGAGGAGCTCGACGAGGCCTGGCAGATCATCACCGAGCGCGACGGGCACGACCACGTCGTGATCTCCGCGCACTCCACCGGCGGGCTGACCACGTCGCTGTGGGCCGACGCGCGGCAACCCGCGGCCCTCGCCGGCATGGTGCTCAACTCCCCCTGGCTCGACTTCCAGGCCGGGCTCCTGATGCGCACCGTGGGCACCGCGGTCGTCAAGCAGCTCGGCGCGCGCCAGCCGCTGCGGGAGATCCCGCGCAAGGTGAACGGTCTCTACGGCCGCAGCCTGCACCGCGACCACCACGGCGAGTGGGACTTCGACCTGACCTGGAAGCCGCTCGAGTCCTTCGCCGTCCGCACCGGCTGGCTGCGGGCGATCCGGATCGGGCACGCCCGGCTGCAGCGCGGCCTGGCGGTCCCGTGCCCGGTTCTGGTGCTCTCCTCCGGCGCCTCCGCCCGCCCCGTCGAGATGGGGCCCGAGGTGCACGGCTTCGACATCGTGCTCGACGTCGCGCAGATCCGGCGCTGGTCGACGGCCGTCGGGCCGCACGTCACCTACGTGGCGGTCGCGGGCGCCCGCCACGACGTCGTACTCTCGCTGCCCGAGCCCCGAGGCAAGGTGTACGCCGAGATCGAGCGCTGGCACGCGGCGTACGTCGACCGCCTCTGATCCCGCTTGCCCCTCCGCCTGTCGTCGAGCTGGCCGAGTCGGCGCAAACTTGCGCCGACTCGGCGAGGTACCCGCCGAACGGGTCAGAGCGGGTCGCCGGTGAAGGTCTCCCGGGTGACGAACTCGGCGACCTCCTGCCGCTTGAGCCGGGTCGGCTGC encodes the following:
- a CDS encoding glycerophosphodiester phosphodiesterase encodes the protein MRPQPQVLLSAHRCGAGGDKELENTRIALDRALALGVEYVEFDVHRCADGELVLFHDDWIPVDGEKRWLREVTFAQFSAHAPRALRYDEVLEALDGRAHAHIDLKFSSPGGVHEVAAVRRAVEVLGAERIVVTTLDDRSVRAVREWSDAEGLPILAGLSLGRRVRGLPLRAAVRIRLSELFPRLRYRASLANVMVANHTLARYGVARFARRRGLPLLVWTIDTEKSLHYWLKPGRAWLVTTNHPDLALEVRDRRTARLRS
- a CDS encoding alpha/beta hydrolase gives rise to the protein MSAGSRTEAVTDVLGEPYLAETLTLAPDDEGEVVATLVHLRAARPTNRAVLHVHGFADYFFHTAYAEWWTARGYDFYAVDLRKYGRSLRDHQTPTYVTDVEEYFEELDEAWQIITERDGHDHVVISAHSTGGLTTSLWADARQPAALAGMVLNSPWLDFQAGLLMRTVGTAVVKQLGARQPLREIPRKVNGLYGRSLHRDHHGEWDFDLTWKPLESFAVRTGWLRAIRIGHARLQRGLAVPCPVLVLSSGASARPVEMGPEVHGFDIVLDVAQIRRWSTAVGPHVTYVAVAGARHDVVLSLPEPRGKVYAEIERWHAAYVDRL